The stretch of DNA caggtcaagtagGAGGAGGAcaaagtaatgtagaaggcagaggacaggtcaagtagGAGGAGGACAGTGTAATGTaggaaaggcagaggacaggtcaagtagGAGGAGGACAGTGTATTGTagaaaaggcagaggacaggtcaagtagGAGGAGGAcaaagtaatgtagaaggcagaggacaggtcaagtaggaggaggacagagtaatgtagaaagcagaggacaggtcaagaaggaggaggacagagtaatgtagaagacagaggacaggtcaagtagGAGGAGGACAGTGTAATGTagaaaaggcagaggacaggtcaagaaggacagggtaatgtagaaggcagaggacagatcaaggaggacagagtaatgtagaaggcagaggacaggtcaagaaggacagagtaatgtagaaaaggcagaggacaggtcaagaaggacagagtaatgtagaaggcagacaaCAGATCAAGGAGGACAGTGTAATGTaggaaaggcagaggacaggtcaagtagGAGGAGGACAGTGTATTGTAGAAaagccagaggacaggtcaagtagGAGGAGGAcaaagtaatgtagaaggcagaggacaggtcaagtaggaggaggacagagtaatgtagaaagcagaggacaggtcaagaaggaggaggacagagtaatgtagaagacagaggacaggtcaagtagGAGGAGGACAGTGTAATGTagaaaaggcagaggacaggtcaagaaggacagagtaatgtagaaggcagaggacagatcaaggaggacagagtaatgtagaaggcagaggacaggtcaagaaggacagagtaatgtagaaaaggcagaggacaggtcaagaaggacagagtaatgtagaaggcagacaaCAGatcaaggaggacagagtaatgtagaaggcagaggacaggtcaaaaaggacagagtaatgtagaaaaggcagaggacaggtcaagaaggacagagtaatgtagaaggcagaggacaggtcaagacggacagagtaatgtagaaggcagaggacaggtcaagaagGACAGAGTAatttagaaggcagaggacaggtcaaggaggacagagtaatctaGAtgtcagaggacaggtcaaggaggaggaggacagagtaatgtagaaggcagaggacaggttaaAAAGGAGGAGCACAAAGTAGTCTTGATCTGGTTAGGGCAGTTTCAGTAGTGAGATTGGGTCTGAAACTGGATTGCAGGTAATCAAAGAGTGAGCTGAATGAGAGATGGGAAGAGAGTTCAAGATGGACATGTTGTTCTAGGAGTTATATGTTATATATAGGGGCCAGACTAACCAGGTAACAGGAGGGCCCAGGAAGTATGACTCCCAGTATTTCAGCCTGGCATAGATGATTATAATAATAGTGTGGGGGTACGTACATCCAGTGGTCCATGTAACATTGCAGGTCTCAGTCTAGATGAACCTGTGTGAGATGAACACATCAGAAACAAATCTCTCTCTTATTCCGAGACATTATTACCTTGTATCAGTGCAGATAACATGATCAGTCTGGGGTTCAGGGTAATTgatattgtaacaaaccctcagctgtaagaACTATTAGATCTGGGCATGATTTTACCCTCTGGATGATCTCATTCACTAAAAGCAAGCAAAGTTAGTCTTATTCTATATTGGCTTGTGTTACCTTTGATAATATGTAAGTGTCACTGCTTGATAATTATTACACAGTAACAGCTGAATATATTACCAGAGTTTCTGAGACCCCCAAATATGTAGGTAAACGCAAGGAGTAAAATAAATTGATATatcgttttatgggaaaagattgagCAGAACTTgtaattatgtacagtacagaccaaaagtttggacacaccttctcattcaaagagttttctttattttcatgactatgaaggcatcaaaactatgaattaacacatgtggaattatatacataacaaacaagtgtgaaacaactgaaaatatgtcatattctaggttcttcaaagtatccaccttttgctttgattactgctttgcacactcttggcattctcttgatgagcttcaagaggtagtcccctgaaatggtcttcacttcacagatgtgccctgtcaggtttaataagtgggatttcttgccttataaatggggttgggaccatcagtggcattgaggagaagtcaggtggatacacagctgatagtcctactgaatagactgttagaatttgtattatggcaagaaaaaagcagctaagtaaagaaaaactagtggccatcattactttaagaaatgaaggtcagtcagtcagccgaaaaattgggaaaactttgaaagtaagggctttttgaccatgaagtgatggggtgctgcgccagatgacctggcctccacagtcactggacctgaacccaatcgagatggtttggggtgagctggaccgcagagtgaaggcaaaagggccaacaagtgctaagcatctctgggaactccttcaagactgttggaagaccatttcaggggactacctcttgaagctcatcaagagaatgccaagagtgtgcaaagcagtaatcaaagcaaaaggtggctactttgaagaacctagaatatgacatattttcagttgcttcacacttgtttgttatgtatataattccacatgtgttaattcatagttttgatgccttcatagtcatgaaaataaagaaaactctttgaatgagaagatgtgtccaaacttttggtctgtactgtaaatgtcCCCCCTTGAAAGCATCTGGCGCCAGGGGggaggggcagccaatagcaggcggggACAagtctccctagcatcgcgggtgacgctagggacgcTCATCCCCATCACCGCTTGCTAGCTTCAGAAACAACGCAGATGCAGAGAAGcaaggtaagtacattgtgtgtgaggggcccgggcatatgggggagcatttacGGGGTcgggtaacccctttaataatgtatATCCCTTTCTACaagtaggagtccagtgggcagtcctGACCATGCTACAGCACCTTCAGCAAACACCAATCTATGGCTACTCAGCAGACCATAATCTGGAAATCGGGGTTAAGGGTGAAAAACAAAAGATTTCATACACTCTGTGTAGTGCCctggaagtctggacatttgcccctttttcccctatgcaaagttatacacttcttaatttatttcacttaaaagggttaacttgaactgtttaatactgtttaactgcattttatatgtatgctgtgatatatatcctgttcattagcACTGTATTTGTGAGGCTTTGTGGAAATGTTTAATGAATatggagagacttttgggactttgaatgagaagctggtaattttccacagctgccatagggtttaaaggctatgtacacctttgggggcagttttttttttaattattgcattatacttatttagagctaaaaatatttttttcaattggtccttattaacaatatggaatcctgttttctgtacagagctgacatgctctactagctgcctgtggattttttgtcctttccgtcatctgaggagacggacttcttaggctactttcacaatcgcGTTTGgttcggatccgtcatggatctgcacaaacgcttcggttcagataatacaaccgcatgcatccgttcagaacagatccgtttgtattatctgtaacatagccaaaacggatctgattgaaagtcaatgggggacgtatccgttttctattgtgccatattgtgtcagtgaaaactgatccgtccccattcacttacattgtgtgtcaggacagatacGTTTGCCTCCGCCTCGgaccgttttggtgtccgcctccagagcggaatggatgcggaacggaggcaaactgatgcattctgaacggatcctcatccattcagaatgcactgggGCAAAActtatccgttttggaccgcttgtaagagccctgaacggaacTCACAAACGGAAAGTCGCCTTATCTGTGCTCTCacatcataaacactcattaaagctcaatccttatcctactgataagaatgtggcttagatACAGTAAGTGTTTATGAGCTCTCAGTAGTTTATAAATAAGGGTAGTTAGATGAccacacaaagtgaaagtgaaagtaccagtcacacagttagaaaaacagttaaccctttgtgactcaacagctcaatatttgtaataaaggccaatttaaaatatgatttttagccaaaaataagttaaatgcaatcataaaataaaatggactccaaaggtgtacatggcctttaacacgttcaggaccttggacgagaatgctcgtcataACTGGCCGGTACTTAACgccttaggacgagcattctcgtcctagggtTAACCGGTTGCCCCACACGCGCTGCCGCGATCAGCTGATActtacagccgggcccctgctgcatctgcCAGCAATAGCactcctgcgctccctggactttgtgtggctgtcatggcccataacaggtaggtactagtgttagggaccactcttagaggtgaccttgacgtggtgagtggcttattacgctttggccaaaatgtacaccaatgcctcattcaacatccagcatagaggcagggcagagtgctggttgcatggtgctattgcatttgtgtttttgcctttgtatgtgtatttcgccatagcgatgtgcacctgcatatagggtggtgctgactgaaccccccacattttttctttttactataTCTTTGATAAAACTCTTGTTTCTGTCTTTTTTCTAGATCACTTTCTGCAATGAAGTCCAAACTGCATCTTCTGTTTtggcttcttcttcttcttcatcaTCAAAGACCTTCCATGAGCTCTCCCTTTCCCAGATCTGGGTGTAGACCTGGTACAGCGGAAGAATGCAAGGATGCCAAATTTGTTCCAGGCCATACTCTATTAGGAGAAGGCATTGATATTGTCACCATGAAGTCAACCGGCTCTTTTCTTCTGGATCTACAGGAGGTTGGAGAGAAATGTGCAGTGTGTGACAACCCTCACAACAAAAATGTGCTGCAGAAGCTGCCCAAGGCGCTGGTGGACTGGAGACCAGAAACTTCATGTTACAGAAATATACAAAGCTTGACATCTACATCTACAGTGTCAGTGGCCAATGAAGCAACTTCTGAAGTGGAGAACGACTGGAAAGTTGGTCTCAAATTGAACATTCATATGGCCAACCTAAACATAGCTGTGGGAGGTTCTCACAGTCAGATGACCAAATTTGCCGATAGTAAAAGCAGCACGGACAATTACAATTTTCTGAGCCAGAAATTAGAATGTGCTTTTTATAGGTATTACCCATATCCTTCATTCAGTGGGGTAGGGGGGTTACTCGCTAAACTTACGTTacatttattgtttgtttttttccatttCAGTTTTGGCCTGGGATCCAATGCCTCGTTTACACCTCATTTCAATAAAGATTTGAAAAACCTCCCAGATTCCTATGATAATAACACCAAAGCTGAATACAGACGTCTGATAGCTAACTTCGGCACACACTATATCACACGTGTAAAAGTCGGAGGTCGGACCCAAGCGGTCACTGCAGTGCGAACATGTGAAGTGTCTATGAGTGGTTTGCAAATGCATGAGGTCAAGGATTGCCTTCGAGTCGAATCTGAGATTGGGATATTAAAGTTAGCAAGTATCAATTCCAAAGTTGaagattgcaaaaaaaaattaaagaaagcGGGATATGCTGGGGATTTCCATCAAGCATTCAGTGAACGCACGTGGAAGGTGAGTCATTGAGTTTTATGGACTTAGTTCTGCTGCCGGATATTCATAGTATAAAACTCTTCATATTAGAAATATCACTCATGGCCAAGTACATAAGCTTTCTGGAAAACTTCAATACTCAAATAGACTGAGATTGTCATAGAGTCATGAGAAATTGTATGTGATCTTCTCTAACTCTCATCTCCGTTCACAGGTCATAGGAGGAAATGCGAAATTTGATCTTCTCTCACCTGATACGGCCTCTGCTGATGTCTTTGAGCAGTGGATGGAAAGCTTGAAGACTCAACCTGGTCTGGTTTCCTATTCCTTAGATTCCATCCATAACTTGGTAAAAACGAGGGGTCCTAAGAGAGAGAACCTCAGGCTGGCTATAAGTGATTACATCAATGAAATGGCTATAACACAGAAGTGCTCATGTCCCGGCCGTCAAGGGAAAGACTGCTCCTGTTCATGTCCAGCTTCTAGGTACACAAGTTCTAACTGCTGCCCAACACGTCGACAAGTCGCTAGGGTTCACCTGTCCATCAAAGATGCCAGTGGTCTGAAAGCTGACGTTTTCTCACAGGCAGACGCCTACGTGAAATTTAGATtccatcctgaagaaataagAACCCCAACAATCTGGAATAAGAAAAATCCCACGTGGAATATGAATTATAATTTCGGAGTTCTAGAGCTCAGCCCAATTAAGAAATACACAATAGAGGTTTGGGATCAGGACGTAAAATATGATGATTTTCTGGGAAAATGTGAAAGAGTTCTGACATCAGGTACTACTACTCACACCTGTTCTCTAAAGAAAGGCACGATTAGATATTCTGTAACTGTTACTTGTGTTGATCACCTCAGAGGGCCGCATTGTGAGAGTTATAGCCCAGTGCCACCGACTGTTTAGTTGAGTTCAGAATTCCTCTTATTATAAATGCTTCTCTCCTCCGAAATTCCTCTTATTATAAATGCTTCTCCCTCTGATATTCCAGTTACTATAAATGCTTCTCTCCTCCGATATTCCAGTTACTATAAATGCTTCTCTCCTCCGATATTCCTCTTATTATAAATGCTTCTCCCCTCCGATATTCCTCTTATTATAAATGCTTCTCTCTTCCGATATTCCTCTTATTATAAAGGCTTCTCCACTTAAGAGAACATTCAATGTTCTGTAGAGGAGCTGAATGACATGAGCCCCTGGGATTCTTACCTTTAGTGGACCATGGTTTCCAGTCCAGCACTGGTCATACTGGTACGTGACCCCTAAAGACTTGGATTACTGTGCAGAACATCACAACATAAAGTTTCCATTTAATAACTGGCAAATCTAGAATAAAGCCAAGATACAGAAGAAAGTGAATATATTGCTCCTACACgtcaatctggattcctggtagaAATAATATCTAATATCTTACACCAGAGATTAATGAATTTCCAAAACTTCAATTCAGGTCGAATGTATTCAGAAAGTGCTTAGAATGCCCTTTCTCTCTCTTGCCTTAATTCTCCTGAATCAAATGACTCCAAATTGGGGTTCGGTAGAATGAGAACGTTTTGAATATTTGTTGAACTTCAGAATGGATCGGCTCATCTCAACCAAGCTCTTATCATTCCCCCCTCGTGTCTGTGACGCTGCAGCTTTTAattctttgttttttcgaattttCTCAATATTTGCTCAATAAACTTAAGCATCTCAAAAATCATCACTTGTGTCATTTTTGTAGACTTTGCCCCGGATCAGGGAAGGTCCTCCACCCTGGAGCACGGGAAGAGATTATTGTATATTGAGATAATGTAAAGAAACGTCACCATCTACAGTTGGAAAGCTTTAGTATAAGAAACCTAACAGAACCTAAAGATTAGGAGGCCGTGTGTGCAGGACATTAGGGGTTCATCTACTTCTCTACACTGGTGGTAATGATCGATGCTGATCTTTTTATAttatttcatgtggaatatgttggttCCATAGTAGAGAAGAGAACTGTTCTTATATCGCTGCCTCGCACACCGCAAaccttgataaaaaataaaaaatagaatttctcaggattagaagaatggattttcacaagaaaggcaatggttaTGTTTCAGGGCTCCTATCCAGCAGGCGGGATGCTTACTTTAAAACCTATTTCGGAAGTGACAGACCCCATGTAATTTACATATTGCAgagagagggggagggagagaactGTGACCTGTCACTggacattgtgcagggagggggaggaggttgaGCTGTGGCCATCCTCTTTTGTGATTGGTGGATCCTTAACTGTCATTGAAAAATATATCATAGGGTTGGGCTCTTCCAAAACTTGGGCTCCTCACTACCACCGTGTCTACAGTTAACAAGAGGTTATTGCCATTCCTTTTGTCAAATGCTTATGTCCCTACATACTGA from Bufo bufo chromosome 7, aBufBuf1.1, whole genome shotgun sequence encodes:
- the LOC121008002 gene encoding perforin-1-like, with product MKSKLHLLFWLLLLLHHQRPSMSSPFPRSGCRPGTAEECKDAKFVPGHTLLGEGIDIVTMKSTGSFLLDLQEVGEKCAVCDNPHNKNVLQKLPKALVDWRPETSCYRNIQSLTSTSTVSVANEATSEVENDWKVGLKLNIHMANLNIAVGGSHSQMTKFADSKSSTDNYNFLSQKLECAFYSFGLGSNASFTPHFNKDLKNLPDSYDNNTKAEYRRLIANFGTHYITRVKVGGRTQAVTAVRTCEVSMSGLQMHEVKDCLRVESEIGILKLASINSKVEDCKKKLKKAGYAGDFHQAFSERTWKVIGGNAKFDLLSPDTASADVFEQWMESLKTQPGLVSYSLDSIHNLVKTRGPKRENLRLAISDYINEMAITQKCSCPGRQGKDCSCSCPASRYTSSNCCPTRRQVARVHLSIKDASGLKADVFSQADAYVKFRFHPEEIRTPTIWNKKNPTWNMNYNFGVLELSPIKKYTIEVWDQDVKYDDFLGKCERVLTSGTTTHTCSLKKGTIRYSVTVTCVDHLRGPHCESYSPVPPTV